One window from the genome of Labeo rohita strain BAU-BD-2019 chromosome 10, IGBB_LRoh.1.0, whole genome shotgun sequence encodes:
- the waif2 gene encoding wnt-activated inhibitory factor 2 yields MEINRKQLRVLPHTLERYHFSVGLMCLFVLSAEAHKCNDTYTRYDGLVSCEEIILPLEVPRSIQNLTLYRYNISVLTERAFSANGTDMDLRSLSLQDNNIQVIESCAFCGLPRLLSLDLSHNRLIIVPSGAFYGLEQLRNLNLSNTLMTSGAKQLPLALSTDSLCNLQRLDLSGNRLEVIPLSGFGNLNLTTLILTNNSIANLDGNNLTKLNEFKEIRVYLSQNPFQCKCDKFKEFYDWLKNSSQCADSNSLKCAGPEKKKNIHIKDLQKRDMECQKLDARSYVLLGIVLALIGVVFLMVLYLNRRGIKRWLNNIREACRDQMEVYHYRYEQDSDPRLANVAV; encoded by the coding sequence ATGGAAATTAATAGAAAACAACTTCGCGTTTTACCTCATACTTTAGAGCGATATCATTTTAGCGTGGGGctgatgtgtttgtttgttctgtccGCCGAAGCTCATAAATGTAACGACACCTACACGCGTTATGACGGATTGGTGAGCTGTGAAGAGATCATACTACCTCTCGAAGTGCCCAGAAGCATCCAAAACTTAACTTTATACAGATACAACATCTCAGTTTTAACCGAGAGAGCGTTTTCAGCCAATGGGACCGATATGGACTTGCGCTCGCTGTCACTGCAGGACAACAACATACAGGTGATCGAAAGTTGTGCGTTTTGTGGACTCCCCCGACTTCTTTCCTTAGATTTGAGTCACAACCGTTTGATTATTGTGCCCTCTGGAGCTTTTTATGGCTTGGAACAACTACGCAACCTTAACCTCAGTAACACCTTAATGACTTCGGGCGCGAAGCAATTACCACTCGCTCTGTCCACGGACAGTTTGTGTAATCTTCAGAGATTGGACCTTTCTGGAAACCGTTTGGAGGTAATTCCTCTTTCTGGGTTCGGCAACCTCAATTTAACCACACTGATACTGACCAATAATTCCATTGCGAACTTGGATGGCaacaatttaacaaaattaaacgAATTTAAGGAAATACGCGTTTACTTATCACAGAACCCGTTCCAGTGTAAATGTGACAAATTTAAGGAGTTTTATGATTGGTTGAAAAACAGCTCGCAATGCGCAGACTCAAACAGCCTGAAATGCGCGGGAccagaaaagaagaagaatatacACATAAAGGATTTACAAAAGAGGGACATGGAGTGCCAAAAGTTGGATGCCCGTTCTTATGTGCTTCTCGGCATTGTGTTGGCCCTCATTGGAGTTGTGTTCCTCATGGTGTTGTACTTGAACAGAAGAGGCATCAAGAGGTGGCTCAATAACATTAGAGAGGCCTGCCGGGATCAAATGGAGGTGTATCATTACAGATATGAACAAGACTCCGATCCCAGGTTAGCAAACGTTGCCGTTTAA